Proteins encoded by one window of Blautia luti:
- the prfA gene encoding peptide chain release factor 1, whose translation MFDKLDDLLIRFEEVLNELGEPGVTDNQEHFQKLMKEQSDLQPIVDTYREYKKNKETIQDSLMMLEEEKDEEMREMLKEELSEAKKNVEELEHELKILLLPKDPNDSKNVIVEIRAGAGGDEAALFAAEIYRMYVKYAESRRWKTEMMSLNENGIGGFKEVTFMITGAGAYSRLKYESGVHRVQRVPETESGGRIHTSTCTVAIMPEAEEIDFHLDMNDCKFDVFRASGNGGQCVNTTDSAVRLTHIPTGIVISCQDEKSQLKNKDKALKVLRSRLYEMELAKQHDAEAEARRSQIGTGDRSEKIRTYNFPQGRVTDHRIKLTLHRLENILNGDLDEIIDSLIAADQAAKLSNLQDEA comes from the coding sequence ATGTTTGATAAATTAGATGATCTGCTCATTCGTTTCGAAGAAGTGCTCAATGAGCTGGGAGAACCTGGCGTTACAGATAATCAGGAACATTTTCAGAAGCTGATGAAGGAGCAGAGCGATCTGCAGCCTATCGTAGATACCTATCGTGAATATAAAAAGAACAAAGAAACCATCCAGGACAGTCTTATGATGCTGGAGGAAGAAAAAGACGAAGAAATGCGTGAAATGCTCAAAGAGGAGCTTTCCGAAGCGAAGAAGAATGTAGAAGAACTGGAACATGAGTTAAAGATCCTTCTTCTTCCGAAGGATCCTAATGACAGCAAGAACGTTATTGTGGAGATCCGTGCAGGTGCAGGCGGAGATGAGGCTGCCCTTTTTGCAGCAGAGATCTACCGTATGTATGTGAAATATGCAGAGTCCCGCCGCTGGAAAACAGAGATGATGAGTCTGAATGAGAACGGGATCGGCGGATTTAAGGAAGTCACCTTTATGATCACAGGCGCAGGTGCTTATTCCAGACTGAAATATGAAAGCGGTGTACACCGTGTACAGCGTGTGCCTGAGACAGAATCAGGCGGAAGGATCCATACCTCTACCTGTACAGTAGCCATTATGCCGGAAGCGGAGGAAATTGACTTCCATCTGGACATGAATGACTGTAAATTCGATGTATTCCGTGCATCCGGAAATGGTGGACAGTGTGTCAATACTACAGACTCCGCAGTACGTCTGACCCATATCCCTACAGGAATCGTAATTTCCTGCCAAGATGAGAAATCCCAGCTGAAGAATAAGGATAAAGCTTTGAAAGTGCTTCGTTCCCGTCTGTATGAGATGGAACTTGCCAAACAGCATGATGCGGAGGCAGAAGCCAGAAGAAGCCAGATCGGAACAGGAGACCGCTCTGAGAAGATCAGAACCTACAACTTCCCTCAGGGACGTGTCACTGACCACAGGATCAAACTTACCCTTCACCGTCTGGAGAATATCCTCAACGGTGACCTGGATGAGATCATCGACAGCCTGATTGCAGCAGACCAGGCAGCGAAATTAAGCAATTTACAGGATGAAGCATAG
- the prmC gene encoding peptide chain release factor N(5)-glutamine methyltransferase encodes MSGETLNGLLKNGQKILEQSGIREAGLDAWLLLEYITGKSRAYYFAHGDEGVTEETACRYQELIRKRAEHIPLQHLTHQAFFMGYEFYVNEDVLVPRQDTETLMEAALELLKGNKAPRILDMCTGSGCIITSLMLEVPEASGIGVDLSEKALEVAIRNARELGTADRTKFVKSDLFSAEYFSKKDNAEKVTGYDMLISNPPYIPSGEIEGLMEEVRLHDPRMALDGMEDGLYFYREITRQAMDHIRPGGWLLYEIGCEQGKDVKELLEKEGFIKTEIRQDLCGLDRVVLGQRPLLQEEKYV; translated from the coding sequence ATGAGCGGAGAGACTCTGAATGGATTATTGAAAAATGGACAGAAGATCCTGGAACAGTCCGGGATTAGGGAAGCCGGGCTTGATGCCTGGCTCCTTCTGGAATATATCACTGGAAAAAGCCGGGCGTATTATTTTGCACATGGGGACGAGGGTGTTACTGAGGAAACCGCCTGCCGGTATCAGGAGCTGATCCGGAAACGGGCCGAACACATTCCGCTGCAGCATCTGACGCATCAGGCTTTTTTTATGGGATATGAATTTTATGTAAATGAGGATGTACTGGTTCCCAGACAGGATACAGAGACACTGATGGAAGCTGCACTGGAGCTTCTGAAGGGAAACAAGGCCCCACGTATCCTGGATATGTGTACAGGTTCCGGATGTATTATCACAAGTCTGATGCTTGAGGTACCGGAAGCTTCCGGTATCGGAGTGGATCTGTCGGAGAAAGCTCTGGAAGTGGCAATACGAAATGCCAGGGAGCTTGGGACTGCAGACAGAACAAAATTTGTTAAAAGTGACCTGTTTTCTGCAGAATATTTCAGTAAAAAAGACAATGCAGAAAAAGTAACAGGATATGATATGCTTATTTCGAATCCTCCGTATATTCCAAGCGGAGAGATTGAGGGATTAATGGAGGAAGTCCGGCTTCATGATCCCCGCATGGCACTGGACGGGATGGAGGATGGCCTTTATTTTTACCGTGAGATCACCCGGCAGGCAATGGATCATATCCGCCCCGGCGGCTGGCTTTTGTACGAGATCGGCTGTGAACAGGGAAAGGATGTGAAGGAGCTTCTTGAGAAAGAGGGCTTTATAAAGACGGAGATCAGACAGGATCTGTGCGGCCTTGACCGTGTAGTCCTGGGACAACGACCACTACTACAGGAGGAAAAATATGTTTGA
- a CDS encoding DUF1385 domain-containing protein has translation MKSSNIGGQAVMEGIMMRHKDKYSIAVRRPDKEIELKVEDYKCVFGNAKFLRYPLIRGVVSFVDSLVVGTKCLMYSAEIAGDEEDEEDAQKNAALSEEERAAKKAKEDKQFKWLLYVTVAISIIVSIAAFMLLPYALASLCRKVGASEFVVTIVEAFVKLALFMGYMLLISRMKDIQRTFMYHGAEHKCINCVEHGLPLTVENVMASSRQHKRCGTSFLFLVMLVSIFLHFIFVLVPVYWVRLFGRLLMVPVVAGISFEIIQWAGRSDSKLANFFSKPGLAMQLLTTKEPTEDMAVVAIKAVEAVFDWRAYLKEEFGKDIPYEDTEEVNP, from the coding sequence ATGAAGTCATCAAATATCGGCGGTCAGGCTGTAATGGAAGGAATCATGATGCGCCATAAGGACAAATATTCCATTGCAGTGCGCAGACCGGATAAAGAGATCGAATTAAAAGTCGAAGATTATAAGTGTGTGTTCGGAAATGCGAAATTTCTGAGATATCCTCTGATCCGTGGCGTAGTCAGCTTCGTGGATTCCCTGGTAGTGGGAACCAAATGCCTGATGTATTCTGCAGAGATCGCAGGAGACGAAGAGGATGAAGAGGACGCACAGAAGAATGCAGCTCTTTCAGAGGAAGAGCGTGCTGCAAAGAAAGCCAAAGAGGACAAACAATTCAAATGGCTCTTATATGTAACAGTAGCAATTTCCATTATTGTGTCTATTGCAGCGTTTATGCTTCTTCCCTATGCGCTTGCCAGCCTGTGCAGGAAAGTAGGAGCTTCCGAGTTTGTGGTAACGATCGTGGAAGCATTTGTGAAGCTGGCATTGTTTATGGGATATATGCTGCTGATCTCCAGGATGAAGGATATCCAGCGTACATTCATGTACCACGGTGCAGAACATAAATGCATCAACTGTGTGGAACACGGACTGCCTCTTACAGTAGAGAATGTGATGGCAAGTTCCAGACAGCATAAGAGATGCGGAACAAGCTTTCTGTTTCTGGTCATGCTGGTGAGCATTTTCCTGCATTTTATCTTCGTACTGGTACCTGTATACTGGGTAAGGCTCTTCGGACGACTTCTTATGGTACCTGTAGTAGCCGGCATTTCTTTCGAGATCATTCAGTGGGCAGGCAGATCAGACAGCAAACTGGCAAACTTTTTCAGCAAGCCGGGTCTGGCAATGCAGCTGCTGACTACGAAGGAACCTACAGAGGATATGGCAGTGGTTGCCATAAAAGCAGTAGAAGCCGTATTTGACTGGAGAGCATACCTGAAAGAAGAATTCGGGAAAGACATCCCTTATGAGGATACAGAAGAGGTAAATCCATGA
- the rpmE gene encoding 50S ribosomal protein L31: protein MREGIHPNYYQATVTCNCGNTFVTGSTKQDIHVEICSKCHPFYTGQQKAAQARGRIDKFNKKYGLK, encoded by the coding sequence ATGAGAGAAGGAATCCATCCGAATTATTATCAGGCAACTGTAACCTGCAACTGTGGTAACACATTCGTAACAGGTTCTACTAAACAGGACATCCACGTAGAAATCTGCTCCAAATGTCATCCATTCTACACAGGTCAGCAGAAAGCTGCTCAGGCTCGTGGACGTATTGATAAGTTCAACAAGAAATACGGCCTGAAATAA
- the rho gene encoding transcription termination factor Rho yields the protein MREKYESLSLATLKELAKARGLKGISALRKPELIERMLEEDEQQREKEEKQESRMEGKQETRQETRFPERHPDRVQEPAHAQQGAGNQYHVPAEAVQLDSGEKADGILEVLPDGYGFIRCENYLPGENDIYVSPSQIRRFNLKTGDIIRGNIRIKTQGEKFSALLYVTSINGFHPSEGQKRYNFEDMTPIFPNERLVMERPGGTVAMRIVDLISPIGKGQRGMIVSPPKAGKTTLLKDVAKSIQRNNPDMHLIILLIDERPEEVTDIKEAIRGNNVEVIYSTFDELPEHHKRVSEMVVERARRLVEHKKDVTILLDSITRLARAYNLIIPPSGRTLSGGLDPAALHMPKRFFGAARNMREGGSLTILATALVDTGSKMDDVIYEEFKGTGNMELVLDRKLQEKRVFPAIDIQKSGTRREDLLLDQEEQEAVYNMRKALNGMKPDEAVEQILNMFARTRNNAEFVQMAKKQKFI from the coding sequence ATGAGAGAAAAGTATGAATCATTGTCTCTGGCAACATTAAAAGAATTAGCCAAGGCCAGAGGACTGAAAGGGATTTCTGCATTAAGAAAACCGGAACTCATTGAGCGTATGCTTGAAGAAGATGAGCAGCAGAGAGAAAAAGAAGAGAAACAGGAGTCCAGAATGGAAGGAAAACAGGAAACAAGACAGGAAACCCGTTTTCCGGAAAGACATCCGGACAGAGTGCAGGAACCGGCCCATGCACAGCAGGGTGCAGGAAACCAGTACCATGTTCCGGCAGAAGCTGTTCAGCTTGACAGCGGAGAAAAGGCGGATGGTATTCTGGAGGTGCTTCCGGATGGATATGGATTTATCCGCTGCGAGAATTATCTTCCGGGAGAAAATGATATTTACGTATCTCCCTCCCAAATCCGCAGATTTAATCTGAAAACCGGTGATATCATCCGTGGAAACATCAGGATCAAGACACAGGGAGAGAAATTCAGCGCCCTGTTATATGTGACATCCATCAATGGATTTCACCCAAGTGAAGGGCAGAAAAGATATAATTTCGAGGATATGACACCGATCTTTCCCAATGAGCGTCTGGTAATGGAACGCCCTGGCGGAACAGTAGCCATGAGGATCGTAGACCTGATCAGCCCCATCGGAAAAGGCCAGCGAGGCATGATCGTATCTCCCCCGAAAGCCGGCAAGACCACACTTCTGAAAGATGTGGCCAAATCTATCCAGAGGAACAATCCGGATATGCATCTGATCATCCTTCTGATCGATGAGCGCCCGGAGGAGGTTACAGACATAAAAGAAGCTATCAGGGGAAATAACGTAGAGGTTATTTACTCTACCTTCGATGAGCTTCCGGAGCACCATAAACGTGTATCTGAGATGGTAGTGGAGCGTGCACGCCGTCTGGTAGAACATAAAAAAGACGTAACCATCCTTCTGGATTCCATCACCAGACTTGCCAGGGCCTACAACCTGATCATTCCTCCAAGCGGAAGAACTCTTTCCGGTGGTCTGGACCCTGCAGCTCTTCATATGCCGAAGAGATTCTTCGGTGCAGCCAGAAACATGCGCGAAGGCGGAAGCCTTACCATCCTGGCTACAGCACTGGTAGATACAGGCAGCAAGATGGATGACGTGATCTACGAAGAATTTAAGGGAACCGGAAATATGGAGCTTGTCCTTGACAGAAAGCTGCAGGAGAAGAGGGTATTCCCTGCCATTGATATCCAGAAATCCGGAACACGAAGAGAAGACCTTCTCCTGGATCAGGAAGAACAGGAAGCTGTATACAATATGCGCAAGGCATTGAATGGAATGAAGCCTGATGAAGCGGTGGAACAGATCCTGAATATGTTTGCCAGAACCCGTAATAATGCGGAATTTGTCCAGATGGCGAAGAAACAGAAATTTATTTAA
- a CDS encoding anthrax toxin lethal factor-related metalloendopeptidase, whose protein sequence is MRKKLAALFKNRKAAAGLTAVLLAVAVGGTAVVQQNQVPELPSYTDPILETNIEEDETPLASAPKTTTKTSKKTSTKNVKLKSAAKKSYTKTLPKKTKRSQKNSETTAATVTTKKTVVTAVKEKYTKKSKVKKVTTTTTTTVVTTTTAKNSASSTANTAGTTNTSGNTAAVTEKQNTAQKGPVEVGQIAPKEAANVLSAFRTLGFTVEIDPSVNYTGYFNARNQKIIMRDNDPAIYHELGHFVAFVAGNVDTKAAFQAVYNQEKNLYTAYNKAYVTQNSAEYFAESAKEYILSPSTLKAQRPKTYEAIKAAYDSITDARVATVKKMYSIIWK, encoded by the coding sequence ATGAGAAAGAAACTCGCAGCATTATTTAAGAACAGAAAAGCAGCCGCTGGACTGACCGCGGTTTTACTTGCAGTAGCAGTAGGAGGAACCGCAGTTGTACAGCAGAATCAGGTACCGGAACTTCCATCCTATACGGATCCGATCCTGGAAACAAATATCGAAGAAGATGAAACACCTCTTGCATCAGCACCGAAGACAACGACCAAGACAAGCAAGAAAACATCAACCAAGAACGTGAAACTAAAATCAGCAGCCAAGAAATCCTATACAAAGACGCTGCCGAAAAAAACGAAAAGAAGCCAGAAAAACAGCGAAACAACAGCTGCAACAGTGACAACCAAAAAAACAGTTGTAACAGCAGTAAAGGAGAAATATACCAAGAAGTCCAAAGTTAAAAAAGTTACAACAACCACTACAACAACAGTTGTCACAACTACTACAGCAAAGAACTCCGCGTCATCCACTGCCAATACCGCAGGAACTACAAACACCAGCGGAAATACAGCGGCAGTAACTGAAAAACAGAATACAGCCCAGAAGGGACCTGTTGAGGTAGGTCAGATCGCTCCGAAGGAAGCAGCCAATGTACTGTCAGCATTCAGAACCCTTGGATTTACAGTTGAGATCGATCCTTCTGTTAACTACACAGGTTATTTCAATGCACGTAACCAGAAGATCATTATGAGAGACAATGATCCGGCCATTTATCATGAGTTAGGTCATTTTGTAGCATTCGTAGCAGGAAATGTAGATACGAAAGCTGCATTCCAGGCAGTATACAATCAGGAAAAGAACCTGTACACAGCTTATAATAAGGCTTATGTAACTCAGAACAGTGCAGAATATTTCGCTGAATCTGCGAAAGAATACATCTTAAGCCCTTCAACATTAAAAGCACAGAGACCGAAGACTTATGAAGCTATAAAAGCAGCATACGACAGCATCACAGATGCCCGTGTTGCAACTGTAAAGAAAATGTACAGCATCATCTGGAAATAG
- a CDS encoding transglutaminase-like domain-containing protein, whose translation MPNFHSARPLILLILIPVLLFTGCGSSGSDPDEPPVYSPLQVLVPEAPGKKTLGTSPLVLDISDTDQGYLTAVSDSTDQMMNVQLTAEDGVVYSYFISPGESAVIPFSSGSSTYQVSCYQQISDSQYAALYADTLEIKLANEFLPFLYPNQYVNFTPDSEASKLALSMVSEDTSDIDALQTIYNYVVSHVTYDYDLADTVASGYLPDVDETLQTGKGICFDYAALTTAMLRSCDIPCKLQIGYAGDIKHAWINVYIRSRGWVDKAVEFSGDSWSRMDPTFDSNSEDKDTIQEYIGDNNNYTVQFTR comes from the coding sequence ATGCCAAATTTCCATTCTGCCCGCCCCCTTATCCTGCTGATCCTCATTCCTGTCCTTCTGTTTACAGGATGCGGCTCCTCCGGCAGCGATCCGGATGAACCGCCGGTCTATTCCCCCCTTCAGGTTCTGGTACCTGAAGCACCGGGCAAAAAAACTCTGGGAACTTCCCCACTGGTCCTGGATATCTCTGATACAGATCAGGGCTATCTCACTGCTGTCTCAGATTCCACAGATCAGATGATGAACGTTCAGCTTACCGCTGAAGACGGGGTTGTCTATTCCTATTTTATCAGTCCCGGGGAAAGCGCTGTTATTCCTTTTTCCAGTGGAAGCAGCACTTACCAGGTCAGCTGCTACCAGCAGATCAGCGATTCCCAGTATGCAGCACTTTATGCTGATACCCTGGAAATAAAACTTGCCAATGAATTTCTGCCATTTCTCTATCCGAACCAGTACGTAAACTTTACTCCGGATTCAGAAGCCAGTAAGCTGGCCCTTTCCATGGTATCTGAAGATACCTCAGATATTGATGCCCTTCAGACCATTTATAATTATGTAGTTTCTCATGTAACCTACGATTATGATCTGGCAGATACTGTAGCTTCCGGATACCTTCCTGATGTAGATGAGACCCTGCAGACAGGCAAAGGGATCTGCTTCGATTACGCAGCCCTTACTACAGCCATGCTCAGAAGCTGCGACATTCCCTGCAAGCTTCAGATAGGATATGCCGGGGATATCAAACATGCATGGATCAATGTCTATATCCGTTCCAGAGGCTGGGTTGACAAGGCTGTAGAATTCAGCGGTGACTCCTGGTCACGTATGGACCCTACCTTCGACTCCAACAGCGAAGACAAGGATACTATCCAGGAATACATAGGGGACAATAACAATTACACCGTACAGTTTACAAGATAG
- a CDS encoding type II secretion system F family protein, with protein MKNKFTDQELFHFCEQFSILLHSGISCAEGLSLMQEDSRTQQGKDFFQSLLNDFEENGSFATALEHSGKFPSSMISYVKIGEETGCLDEVLKSLSRHYEQELEISETIRSAVTYPLLMLVMMAAVIVILLVKVLPVFQQVFRQMGLEMNNFSNGLLNAGNLISRYSAAALILVLVLMAGFAVLFFTDRGRTFLSRLSGRLPFIREIAVSTDYARLTQAIAMGLHSGMDHMITLEMAQELISQESVKEKIPKAIHLLEEGALLEDALSEAGLFEGMDARLITVGLRAGAADEVMTSLADRYRDSSLNVTGNIISIVEPTIVIIFSLLVGLVLLSVMMPLLGILSKIVV; from the coding sequence ATGAAAAACAAATTCACTGATCAGGAACTTTTTCATTTCTGTGAACAGTTTTCCATTCTTCTTCACTCCGGCATCTCCTGCGCAGAGGGACTTTCCCTTATGCAGGAAGACAGCCGCACCCAGCAGGGGAAGGATTTCTTCCAGTCCCTTCTGAATGATTTCGAAGAGAATGGCTCTTTTGCCACAGCGCTGGAACATTCCGGAAAGTTTCCCTCTTCCATGATCTCCTATGTGAAAATAGGCGAAGAAACCGGCTGTCTGGACGAAGTATTAAAAAGCCTTTCCCGCCACTATGAACAGGAACTGGAAATTTCCGAAACGATCCGCAGTGCAGTCACCTATCCGTTGCTGATGCTGGTGATGATGGCCGCCGTGATCGTGATCCTGCTTGTCAAAGTCCTGCCTGTATTCCAGCAGGTTTTCCGGCAGATGGGACTTGAAATGAATAATTTTTCCAACGGACTTTTAAATGCAGGAAATCTGATCTCCCGCTACTCTGCCGCAGCCCTGATCCTTGTTCTTGTGCTGATGGCAGGCTTCGCCGTATTATTTTTCACCGACAGGGGACGGACATTTCTGAGCAGACTTTCCGGCAGGCTCCCCTTTATCAGGGAAATCGCCGTTTCCACAGATTATGCCAGACTGACACAGGCCATCGCCATGGGACTTCACAGCGGAATGGATCATATGATCACCCTGGAAATGGCCCAGGAACTGATCTCTCAGGAATCTGTCAAGGAGAAAATCCCAAAAGCGATCCACCTTTTGGAAGAAGGAGCACTTCTGGAGGACGCACTGTCGGAAGCCGGACTCTTCGAGGGAATGGACGCCAGACTGATCACAGTCGGACTTCGCGCCGGTGCTGCAGATGAGGTTATGACCAGCCTTGCAGACCGCTACAGAGATTCTTCCCTGAATGTCACAGGTAATATCATTTCCATAGTAGAACCTACTATTGTAATCATCTTCTCTCTTCTGGTAGGTCTGGTACTTCTGTCAGTAATGATGCCGCTGCTTGGCATTCTTTCTAAAATTGTTGTCTGA
- a CDS encoding DUF4860 domain-containing protein: MNRNSRRSHSIDTLFVITLLGLFLIFLLMMLLFSTQAYRTAVEGNQENNNLYTASAYITEKFRQHDSSQSVSLDTLDNLPAFCMTDTIDGTSYVTYIYLLDHQLKELFTAKGNVPSPEMGTSIASLETFQAEETSEGFYRISMEDLQGHTTSLLLHPGPPVTSE; this comes from the coding sequence ATGAACCGTAATTCCAGACGCAGTCATTCCATTGATACGCTTTTTGTCATCACCCTTCTGGGACTGTTCCTGATCTTTCTGCTGATGATGCTGCTTTTTTCCACCCAGGCATACCGGACAGCTGTAGAAGGAAATCAGGAGAATAACAATCTTTATACAGCCTCTGCCTATATTACAGAGAAATTCCGGCAGCATGACAGCAGTCAGTCAGTGTCTCTGGATACCCTGGACAATCTTCCTGCATTCTGCATGACAGATACCATAGACGGAACTTCTTATGTTACCTACATTTATCTGCTGGATCACCAGCTGAAAGAACTTTTTACTGCAAAAGGCAACGTCCCTTCTCCAGAAATGGGAACGTCCATCGCCAGTCTGGAAACCTTTCAGGCAGAGGAAACATCAGAGGGTTTTTACCGGATCTCCATGGAAGACCTGCAGGGACATACCACAAGCCTGCTGCTTCATCCCGGCCCGCCTGTAACTTCAGAATGA